The nucleotide sequence TAATATAGATGTAATTATGACTGAATCTGCATCAAAATTTGTGACTCCTTTAAGTTTTCAAACATTGAGTCAGAATATAGTTAATTGTGATATGTTTACTGAACCTAGAGCATGGGAAATAAAACACATTTCTCTTGCTAAAAAAGCAGATTTAATGCTTATAGCACCAGCTACTGCTAATATAATAGGAAAAGTTGCAAATGGTATAGCGGATGATTTATTATCTACTACAATTATGGCAACTCAGGCAAAGGTGATTTTTGCACCAGCTATGAATACTAATATGTATAATAATGCTATAGTTCAACATAATATAGGCAAATTAAAGGATTTTGGATATGAGTTTATAGAACCATTCAGTGGAAGGCTCGCATGTGGTGATTATGGAACAGGTAAACTAGCAGATGTGGAAAAAATAGTTCAGGTTATTCAGAGTATTTTATATGATAAAAAAGATTTAAAAGGTAAAAAAGTGCTGGTTACAGCTGGTCCAACGATGGCGGCCTTAGATCCTGTTAGATATATTACGAATAGATCTTCGGGAAAAATGGGATATGCTATTGCAGAAGAGGCAAGAGATAGGGGAGCAGAGGTTACACTTGTATGTGGAAATACATATATTAAGCCGCCTATTGGAGTAGAATCAGTATATGCTAAGACGAATGAAGATATGCTAAATGTTGTTTTGGGTAATTTTAACAAACAGGATATAGTCGTAAAAGCAGCAGCAGTGGCAGACTATAAACCTAAAAATTACTCTGATAAGAAGATAAAGAAATCTGGAAACGATCTTGATCTGGTTTTAACTCAGGACAATGATATATTAAAAAAACTTGGAAGCATTAAAACTGATCAAGTGCTTGTAGGATTTGCAGCCGAGAGTAATGATTTGCTTGAAAATGCAAAGAAAAAACTTGAAAATAAAAACTTAGACTTTATAGTCGCAAATGATATAACTGCACCGGATTCAGGTTTTGCATCGGATAATAATAGGACTACTATTTTGTGTAGAGATGGCAGAATTATTCCTATGGAGAAAATGCCTAAGAGACAGGTCGCTAGGAAATTATTTGATTTGATAAATGCTAGATAACTTTATATTATTATACTAACTCCCGCTTTATTTTAGGTGGGAGTTAGTATATGTTAAGAAAGAATTATAAATTTAATGGATTTAAAAAGGTGATTAAGTGAATAAATATGTTGGCGTTATAATTAACAATCTCTCTGTGCAACTGGATAGGATATTTACATATAGAATTCCAGAGGCTTTTTTAGAACAAATTGATATAGGATATAGAGTAAAGGTTCCATTTGGCAGATCAAATAAGCTTATAGATGCTTTTATAGTTAGATTTTATAATGAGTATGACGGAGAAAACAAAATAAAAGATTTAAAGGAAATTTGTGAGCCTTTTCCTCTGTTTGATAAAAATGATTTACTAATAATAGAGGAAATGAGAAAAAAATATTTAAGTACTTATTTAGAGTGCATAAAACCTTTTCTACCTGCCGGAACATTTAAAGGTATGAAGAATAAAAAAGAAAACGTAATATGCGTCGCACAGGAACTCGATGGGAAATTTCTAAAGGATAATTATAAAATGATATATGAGGTTGTTAGAAATAATAATGGGATATATAGTAAAAGTTATTTATCAAGCAATTTTAATTTGTCATTGTCTTCAATTAATACGCTGATAAAACATGGATATCTTATAAATAAAGAAAAGATTGTAAGTAGATATGATAAAAGAAAGTACAAAAAATATGCAGTTAAAGAACTTAATTTTGAGCAGAAGTCATCAATTGAAGAAATATTAAATTCTGATAAGAAAGTATTTTTAATACACGGAGTAACTGGCAGTGGAAAAACTGAAATATATATGCACCTTGTAAGTGAAATGATAAAGCAAAATAAAGAATCTATTATATTAGTTCCAGAAATAGCACTGACACCGCAAATGGTTGAAAGGTTTAAAGGGAGGTTTGGAAATAATATAAGTGTATTCCACAGTAAACTCTCTGATGGTGAAAGGTATGATGAGTGGCTAAGGGTGAAAGAAGGAAAAGTTAAACTTGCAATTGGGGCGAGATCTGCAATATTTCTTCCATTTAGAAATCTTGGACTTATAGTAATTGATGAGGAACATGAGGAAAGTTACAAATCGGATAGTAACCCAAAATACAATGCAAGAGAGATAGGAAAACTTCAGTCTGATTTTAAGGGCTGTAAATTGATACTTGGTTCTGCAACACCATCAATAGAAACTTATTATAATTGTATAAAAGGAAACATTGAGCTTATAACTATAAAAAACAGGGTGGATGGAGCCCTTATGCCAAAGATAAAAATAGTTGATATGAGAGAGGAGTTAATGGCCTCCAACAAATCTATTTTTAGCAGAGAACTTTATAACAGTATAGAAGATAGGCTTGAACAGAAAGAGCAAATAATTTTGTTTCTAAATAGACGAGGTTTTTCAACTTTTGTATCATGTAGAAAATGTGGGTATGTTTTTAAATGTGAACATTGTGATATTTCGCTTACATATCATAGTGATAAGAGAAAACTTATATGTCATTACTGTGGTACAAGTCGAAATCTGCCTAGAATATGCCCCAAATGTGGCAGCAGATATGTTAAATTTTTTGGTGTGGGAACTGAAAAAGTGGAAGAAGAAATTAAAAAGGTTTTTCCTCAAGCTGTGACTCTAAGAATGGATTTTGATACTACACGAACAAAAAATTCTTATGAACAAATATATAATGATTTTAAGAATGGAAAAGCAGATATACTTATTGGTACTCAGATGATTGCAAAGGGTTTGGATTTTAAAAATGTGACACTGGTTGGAGTTATTGCAGCAGATGTTTCACTAAATTTGCCAGACTTTAGATCTGCGGAAAGAACGTTTCAACTTATTACACAAGTATCGGGAAGATCAGGAAGAGGTAAAAAAAATGGTGAAGTTATTATTCAAACATACAATCCTGATAATTATAGTATAGTGTATGCTGCGAAAAATGATTATATTGGTTTTTTTAAAGAAGAGATTGGAATTAGAAAATCTATGGAATATCCACCATTTACAGATATTCTTTTAATAAATATGAGTTCTAAAAATGAAAATATGTTAATAAAAAATATACAAAATGTTGGTGTGGTATTGAAAAATAAATTAGAAAAACATGATAAAATAAATATGTTAGGACCATGTCCGTGTCAGATTTCTAAGATAAAAGAATTATTTAGATGGCAAATATTTATAAAAGGTGTAATGAATATTGAATTTATTAAGGAGATAAAAGATATTGTTTATAATACAATGAAAAATGTGTCGGATGATATCAGGATAAGTATTGACGCTCATCCAAATAATTTGCTTTAATTATATGGTATTATAATTATTGTAAAGTATTTATATAATAAACTAGATTTTATTAGAATGTTATTAGGAGGTTAAGTTATGGCATTAAGAAATATAAGAAAGTATGGAGACGAAATTCTGAGGAAAAAAAGTAGAAAGGTAGATAAGATAGATGATAGAATTATAACTTTACTTGATGATATGCAGGAAACTATGTATGATTCAGATGGTGTAGGTCTTGCAGCACCTCAAGTTGGAATACTTAAAAGAATGATTGTAATTGATGTAGGGGATGGAATAATTAGACTTATAAATCCTTCAATAATGTCTTATGATGGAAATCAAGTCGATGAGGAAGGGTGTTTAAGTATTCCAGGAGAATCAAAGGAGGTTAATAGGCCATATAAAGTTAAGGTTAAAGCCTTAAATGAGGATGGAGAAGATATAATTATAGAAGCTGAAGGATTGCTAGCAAGGGCCTTGTGTCATGAAATAGATCATTTGGATGGAATATTATTTATAGATAAGGCAGTTGATAAGAATGAAAAATAGTAATATAAGTGTAGTGTTTATGGGAACACCAGAATTTGCAGTCCCATCACTTAATAAGCTTATAGAAAGTTTTAATGTAACTGGGGTATACACTCAACCTGATAAACCTAAAGGAAGAGGAAAAAAAATGACCATGTCCAAAGTAAAGGAAATTGCGCTTGACAGTAGTATACCAGTATATCAGCCTTTAAGGCTCAAGACAGATGCAGAAGCAATAGAAAAATTGAAAGATATGGCTCCTGATTTTATTGTGGTGGTGGCGTATGGTCAGATACTTACCAAAGAAGTGCTTGATATACCTAAGTATGGATGTATCAATTTGCATGCTTCTATTTTACCTAAGTATAGAGGAGCGGCACCAATAAACTGGGCTGTTATAAATGGGGAGAAAGAAACTGGAAATACCACGATGATGATGGATGTAGGATTGGATACAGGAGATATGCTTCTCCAAAGTAAGATGGAAATAAGTAATAACATGACTGCGGGAGAACTTCATGATTTGCTGATGCTGGATGGAGCGGACTTGCTTATAAAAACATTAAATGGTATTTTAGAGGGAAGGATTACAAGAAAAAAACAAGGAGAGACTACAACAGGGTATGCTTCAATGCTTGATAAAAAAATGGCAAAAATAAATTGGAATTCAACTAGCCGTGAGATAAAGGATTTTATTAGGGGTTTAAATCCATGGCCGGTTGCATATACTGAATACGATGGTCAAAATATGAAAATTTATGAGGCTGAAATCTTGGATGAAACTTCAAAACAGTATGAGCCTGGATATATAGTAGATATTGCAAGTTGTGGTATAAAAGTTGCCTGTAAGCAAGGAATTTTGCTTTTAAAGGTAATACAGTTTCCTGGACGTAAGGCAATGAAGGTTAGTGATTATATAAGAGGACATGAAATAAAGTGTAATGTTATACTTGGATAATAACTCTATTATAGATGAGGAGGTGTATTTTTTATGTTTTATTTTGATAGTACATTTATTATATTGATACCAGCTTTAATAATATCTGCATGGGCTCAGTACAAAGTGTCTTCTACTTTTAATAAGTATTCTAATTATAGAAGCATGAATGGATACACTGGTGCTCAGGTAGCTAGAATGCTTTTGGATAACAGTGGTCTTAACTATGTACCTGTAGAAGTGATACCAGGAAAACTTACAGATCATTATGATCCATCGAAACAGGTTATGAGGCTTTCTGAGGATGTTTTCTATGGTAATTCCGTCGCATCTATTGGAGTTGCAGCACATGAAACAGGTCATGCTATACAACACAAGAGACATTATGCACCTCTAATTATTAGAAATACTATAGTACCTGTTGTAAATTTTAGTTCAAATTTTTCATGGATACTTTTTATAGCTGGAATAATACTTGGATTTAGGGGACTTATAAGTGCCGGGATATTACTTTTTACAGCAGTTGTTATTTTCCAAATTGTAACTCTTCCTGTTGAGTTTAACGCTTCAAGCAGGGCACTTAAAATATTGAGCAGTAGAGGTATTTTATATGGTGATGAAGTTAGAGGCGCAAAGAAAGTCTTGTCTGCTGCAGCCATGACTTATGTAGCAGCTGCGTTAACATCGATAGCACAACTTATTAGATTAATAGTATTAAGCAGAAGAGATGACTAATAAATTTATATTTTAAGAAGAGGTAAAGTGATGAATAATGCTAGAAATATAGCAGTGAATGTACTGAGGAGAGTGCTTAATGAAGGAGCCTATTCAAATATAGAGTTAAAAAAAGAACTCAATTATAAAGACATAGATGATAGAGATAAGGCTCTAATTACTGAAATTGTGTATGGAACTATAAAGTATAAATATACAATAGATACTATATTAAAGAATTATATTAAAAGTGGACTTCAAAAGGTAAATATTGATGTTTTAAATATACTAAGGATATCTATATACCAAATAAGATATTTGGATAAGATTCCGTCTTTCGCTGTGGTAAATGAAGCAGTTGAACTTACAAAGAAAAAAGCGATTAGGAATGCAAAGTTTGTAAATGCAGTTCTCAGAAATTATATAAGAAATATGAAAACCGATTATAATTATGATTCACCAGATTTTGAATTAGCGTTTAAATACTCGTTTTCACCCTGGCTTGTAAAAATGTTCCTGAATCAATATGGTTTTGAAACTACTGAAAATATATTAGCTGGACTAAATAAAACACCGTCTGTGACTGTTAGAGTTAATGATTTAAAAACAGAATATGATAAAGTGTATGAAAGCCTTACAAAAAATGGATATTCAATTAGAGAGGGAAAAATATGTCCTGAAGCCATTGTAATAAGTAAAGGGAAAAATATAGAGGATAATCTTCTATTTAAAGATGGTTTTATAACAGTACAAGATGAGAGTGCAATGCTTGTAGCACCATCTATGGATTTAGAAGAGAATATGACTGTACTCGACTTATGCAGTGCACCTGGTACAAAAACTTCGCATATAGCTGAGCTTATGAAAAATACAGGTAGTATATTTGCATTTGACATTCATGCAAATAAGCTGTCTTTAATAAGACAAAATCTTAAAAGACTTGGTATAACAGATGTAAAATGTATTGAGGCTGATGCAGCAAAATACAATCCAGATTATGAAAAGTTTGGTGACAGAGTACTTGTTGATGTACCTTGTTCAGGATTTGGTATAATATCTAAAAAACCTGAAATTAAATGGACTAAAAATAATGAATCCTTAAAAAGTATTGTAAGGATTCAAAAAGGAATTATTTCAAATGCTGCAAAATATGTAAAACCTGGTGGAAAACTTATATATTCTACATGTACGCTTAATAGGCAGGAGAATGAGGACAACATAAAATGGTTTATAAAAAAACATGCTAACTTTGAAATCGAGCCTTTTTATGTTGGAAAGTTAACCAATATTATATATCATAGAGAAGGATTTATAACTATTTTGCCAGATGAATTTATGGATGGTTTCTTTATTGCCAAGATGATAAGACGTAGGTAGGTGTGGTTATGTATAATATTTTGGATTTTGATATGAATGAGTTAAAGGAATGGATGGAGCAGAATAAAGAAAGCAAATTTAGAGCAAAGCAAATAGTGGATTGGATCTATAAGCAGAATATATGGGATTTTAACGGCATGAAAAATCTTCCTAAATCAACTAAAGAAAAATTAACTAATTCATTTTATATAGATATACCTAAAATTGTCGAGATGTATACCTCAAAAACTAATGATACAGTTAAATTTCTATATGAATTTAGGGATGGAAATGTAATAGAATGTGTTGTCATGAAATATAAATATGGAAATTCTATATGTGTTTCTACTCAAGTTGGCTGTAGAATGGGTTGTAAGTTTTGTGCCTCTACACTGGGAGGAAGAATAAGAAATTTAAGTACAGGCGAAATATTAGCTCAGATATTGAATGCACAATATAAAATTAAAGATAGAATATCAAATGTAGTATTGATGGGAAGCGGGGAACCGTTAGATAACTATATAAATGTGTTAAAATTTTTGGATATGGTCAATTCAAATTATACATTTAATATAGGACAACGACATATAACTTTATCAACATGTGGATTGGTGCCCAAAATTTTAGATCTTGCTGATAAAGAATATCAGTTAACACTTGCGATATCACTTCATGCACCGAATGATAAACTTAGGAAACTTACAATGCCTATAGCGAATGAATATTCTATAAGTGAAATTATTGATGCATGTAAGTATTACATAAAAAAAACTAACAGAAGGATAAGTTTTGAATATGCACTTATAAAGGATTTAAATGATATGGATGAATGTGCTTACGAATTAATTAAATTACTTAAAGGTATGCTGTGTCATGTTAATTTAATACCTATAAATAAAGTGAGAGAGAGAAACTATGAAAAATCATCCTTAAGCAATGTTAAAAGATTTTATGATATTTTAGAAAAAAATGGTATAGAAACAACGATTAGAAGAGAAATGGGTTCAGACATTAATGCTGCTTGTGGCCAACTGAGGAGAAGTTATTTAAAATCTAAAAATGACCTGGAAGGGGTGTAAGATATGGTGGGGATGTTATCCGACGTAGGAAACTTTAGGAAGATAAATGAAGACTATTTAGGATTTCTAAGTAAAAACGAGTGTGATATTTATGTAATAGCCGACGGAATGGGTGGACACAATGCAGGTGAGGTCGCCAGCAAATTGGCAGTGGATACCACTATAGAGTATGTAAAATCTTTAAATTCAATAGATGATATGGATAATGCTTTAGTAGAGGGAATAAAGCTTGCTAATAAAAAAATTTTTGAAGTTTCAAAGAGTGGCGAAAGATTACGAGGTATGGGGACAACTATAACTGCCTGTCTTGTAAAAGATAAGGATATGGTAGTAGCAAATGTTGGCGATAGTAGTTGTTATATATTGAAAGAAGATGGATTAGTAAAAGTGACTAAGGATCATTCTCTTGTTCAGCAGCTTGTAGATGAAGGAAGTATAACAGAAGAAGAAGCTGTAGATCATCCTAATAAAAATATAATAACAAGAGCTTTAGGAACTAATATTTCTGTGGAAATAGACACCTTTGATGTAAAATTGAATGATATAAAAAAAGTTATTTTATGCACAGATGGATTATCTAATGATGTAAGTTTAAGTGAAATGTATGATATAATATTGAAAAATGATAATGAAGATGCATGCAAACAACTTGTTGAACTTAGTAAGTTAAAAGGTGCAAGAGACAATATATCAGTTATTGTATTTTAAGGAGAGTGTAAAGATGATAGGTACTATGCTAGGGAATAGATATGAACTGTTAGAAAAGATAGGAGAAGGGGGTATGGCTTTAGTTTACAAAGCTAAATGTCATCTTCTAAATCGTTTTGTAGCAGTCAAAATATTAAAAAAACAATTTTCAAATGATAGTGATTTTGTTAAAAAATTTAAAAGAGAAGCAACGGCGGCGGCAAGTCTTTCTGATAATAATATAGTAGATATTTATGATGTAGGAACTCAGGATGATATAAATTATATAGTAATGGAGTATATAGATGGTAAAACTTTAAAGCAGATAATTACACAAAATAAGAGAATAAACACAACTAGAGCTGTGAATATAGCTATTCAAATATCAAAGGCTTTAGCATGTGCACATAAGAATAATATTATACACCGTGATATAAAGCCGCATAATATTATGGTTACGGATGATGGAGTAGTTAAAGTAACAGACTTTGGCATAGCTAAGGCATCTAATTCAGTAACGATTACAAATTCGAGTAAAGTTATGGGATCTGCTCATTATTTTTCTCCAGAGCAGGCCAAAGGAAGTTTTGTAGATTTCAGAACTGATATATATTCCTTTGGTATAGTTATATATGAAATGGTTACTGGAAGAGTGCCATATGATGCAGATAGTCCTGTATCTGTAGCATTAAAGCATATACAGGAGCCAGTAGTTCCTCCAATAGAAATAAATCATGATATCCCTCAAAGTTTAAATAAACTTATACTGAAAGCGATTGAAAAGGAACCTGTAAACAGATACCAAGATATAAAGGATATGCTGACTGATCTTAGAAGGATAGAAAAGAATCAGGATTTTAATATAAGTATAAGTGACTTGGATGATGATATGACCAGAGTTATGGATCCGATAGTTATGGATGATGATAAAAACAAAAATTATAATGATAAAGATGATCTTGAAGATGATGATGAAGATAATAATGAAGATAACGATATCGAAGATGCATCCAAATTTAAAAATTTGAATCCAAAAAAGAAAAAAAGAATACTTATGGCTGCAATAGGATTGTTAGTCGTTGTAATAGGTGCAGTTACGGGGTATTTTGCATTTGGCAAATATTTTGATGCATCTGCAAAAGAGGTTTCAGTACCAAATGTAGTTGGTATGAAACAGAATGATGCTAAAAAAGCAATAGAAGATAAAAAATTAAAATTTGTCTTAGCGGGAAAGGAAAAAAGTAGTCAACCTGAAGGAACTGTAATAAAGACATATCCTTCCTCAGGAACAAAAGTAAAGGCGAATTCTGAAGTTAGAGTTAGTGTTAGTTCTGGGCAGGATAATTTGAGTGTTCCTAATGTAGTTGGAGTTGATTTGGGATCTGCAAAGGATATTATAACTAGTAGTGGGCTTAAGGTTGGAAGCATAACTTATAAGTATAGTGATAGTACTCAAAGTGGTTATGTTATAAGTCAGAGTCCGGAATCTGATTCAAATGCCACATCGGACACTGAGGTGAGTATTGTTGTAAGCAGAGGACCACAGATTAAAAATGTTACAGTACCAGATGTAACTGGAAAGGGTGTGGATGAAGCAGCTAGTATTTTATATGGATCTGGTTTTAAAGTGTCTAAATCAGCAATAACTACCAATGATAAGTCTCAAGATGGAAAGGTTGCAAGTCAATCAATAAGTGGTTCTGCAAGACAGGGGTCAACCGTCAATCTTAATTACTACCAGTATAAGGAACCAACAACCACACCATCAGATGTAAATAATTCTAATAATAATGGCGGAAATAATGGCGGAGACAGTAATAATGATAATGGTGGAAATGATGGTGAAAATGGTAATGATAAAGGTAATGGTAATGGCAATAACACTAATACTGATCCGAATAATAACAATCCAAGCAATCCATCAAAGAATAAACAATAGTTAAATGTGTTAGTGCTTCAAGTAATAAAATTACTTGAGGCCTAACTTTTTATAATGAAATGTGTGAACTATATAAATTAGGAGGTTATATGCAGGGTATTATAACAAAAGGAATATCAGGTTTTTATTACATAGAAGTTGATAAGAAGATAATAGAATGTAAGGCGAGAGGTAAATTTAGATATAATAGTCTTGTGCCTATGGTTGGTGATAATGTCGAAGTATCCATAAAAAATGGAAAGGGAGTTATTGATAAAATATATCCGAGGAAAAATAGACTTATAAGGCCAGCGGTTGCGAATGTGACTCAGGCACTATTGGTTGTTGCACTAAAAAATCCTGATGTAAATTTAGATTTGATTAATAGGCTCCTTTTAAATTGTGAATATAATGGATTAAAGGTAATTGTCTGTTTTAATAAACTGGATCTTGTAGATATGAGGAGTCAAAATATAGAAGATGTGGTAGATATGATAAAAAGTTGTGGATATAAAACAATATTTTTGAAAGCAAAAGATGGATATGGTATAGATGATATAATTGATATATTAGATAATAATGTTACTGTATTTTGTGGAGCTTCAGGTGTTGGTAAATCAACTATATTAAATGCTGTTGTTGGTAAACAATTAATGGAAACCGGGGATATAAGTGAGAAACTAAAAAGAGGAAAGCATACGACAAGACATAGTGAGATTATAGAAGTGAACAATGGATTTGTGGTTGATACTCCAGGTTTTTCATCGATAGATATAGATTTTATGGATAAGTTAGAATTACAGAATTATTTTCCTGAATTTATAGATTATATTGGTGGGTGTAAATTTACAGGTTGTATACATTATAAAGAACCATCATGTGCAGTAAAAAAAGCGGTTGAAGATGGAAAGATAAATGCCAGGCGGTATGAATTTTATATTAAAACATTAGAAAGTATAATAAATAAAAGTAATAAGTGGTAGTGTACATTATAAGGAGGAATAAAAAATGATAAAGATAGCACCATCAATATTATCAGCTAATTTTGCAAGGTTGGGTGAAGATATTGAATTACTTAATAAATCGAGAGCGGACTGGATTCATATAGATGTAATGGATGGAATGTTTGTTCCTAATATATCTTTTGGAATTCCTGTAATAAAATCTATAAGAAAGATTACATCTCT is from Clostridium fermenticellae and encodes:
- the pknB gene encoding Stk1 family PASTA domain-containing Ser/Thr kinase; protein product: MIGTMLGNRYELLEKIGEGGMALVYKAKCHLLNRFVAVKILKKQFSNDSDFVKKFKREATAAASLSDNNIVDIYDVGTQDDINYIVMEYIDGKTLKQIITQNKRINTTRAVNIAIQISKALACAHKNNIIHRDIKPHNIMVTDDGVVKVTDFGIAKASNSVTITNSSKVMGSAHYFSPEQAKGSFVDFRTDIYSFGIVIYEMVTGRVPYDADSPVSVALKHIQEPVVPPIEINHDIPQSLNKLILKAIEKEPVNRYQDIKDMLTDLRRIEKNQDFNISISDLDDDMTRVMDPIVMDDDKNKNYNDKDDLEDDDEDNNEDNDIEDASKFKNLNPKKKKRILMAAIGLLVVVIGAVTGYFAFGKYFDASAKEVSVPNVVGMKQNDAKKAIEDKKLKFVLAGKEKSSQPEGTVIKTYPSSGTKVKANSEVRVSVSSGQDNLSVPNVVGVDLGSAKDIITSSGLKVGSITYKYSDSTQSGYVISQSPESDSNATSDTEVSIVVSRGPQIKNVTVPDVTGKGVDEAASILYGSGFKVSKSAITTNDKSQDGKVASQSISGSARQGSTVNLNYYQYKEPTTTPSDVNNSNNNGGNNGGDSNNDNGGNDGENGNDKGNGNGNNTNTDPNNNNPSNPSKNKQ
- a CDS encoding zinc metallopeptidase, producing MFYFDSTFIILIPALIISAWAQYKVSSTFNKYSNYRSMNGYTGAQVARMLLDNSGLNYVPVEVIPGKLTDHYDPSKQVMRLSEDVFYGNSVASIGVAAHETGHAIQHKRHYAPLIIRNTIVPVVNFSSNFSWILFIAGIILGFRGLISAGILLFTAVVIFQIVTLPVEFNASSRALKILSSRGILYGDEVRGAKKVLSAAAMTYVAAALTSIAQLIRLIVLSRRDD
- the priA gene encoding primosomal protein N', giving the protein MNKYVGVIINNLSVQLDRIFTYRIPEAFLEQIDIGYRVKVPFGRSNKLIDAFIVRFYNEYDGENKIKDLKEICEPFPLFDKNDLLIIEEMRKKYLSTYLECIKPFLPAGTFKGMKNKKENVICVAQELDGKFLKDNYKMIYEVVRNNNGIYSKSYLSSNFNLSLSSINTLIKHGYLINKEKIVSRYDKRKYKKYAVKELNFEQKSSIEEILNSDKKVFLIHGVTGSGKTEIYMHLVSEMIKQNKESIILVPEIALTPQMVERFKGRFGNNISVFHSKLSDGERYDEWLRVKEGKVKLAIGARSAIFLPFRNLGLIVIDEEHEESYKSDSNPKYNAREIGKLQSDFKGCKLILGSATPSIETYYNCIKGNIELITIKNRVDGALMPKIKIVDMREELMASNKSIFSRELYNSIEDRLEQKEQIILFLNRRGFSTFVSCRKCGYVFKCEHCDISLTYHSDKRKLICHYCGTSRNLPRICPKCGSRYVKFFGVGTEKVEEEIKKVFPQAVTLRMDFDTTRTKNSYEQIYNDFKNGKADILIGTQMIAKGLDFKNVTLVGVIAADVSLNLPDFRSAERTFQLITQVSGRSGRGKKNGEVIIQTYNPDNYSIVYAAKNDYIGFFKEEIGIRKSMEYPPFTDILLINMSSKNENMLIKNIQNVGVVLKNKLEKHDKINMLGPCPCQISKIKELFRWQIFIKGVMNIEFIKEIKDIVYNTMKNVSDDIRISIDAHPNNLL
- the rlmN gene encoding 23S rRNA (adenine(2503)-C(2))-methyltransferase RlmN, which encodes MYNILDFDMNELKEWMEQNKESKFRAKQIVDWIYKQNIWDFNGMKNLPKSTKEKLTNSFYIDIPKIVEMYTSKTNDTVKFLYEFRDGNVIECVVMKYKYGNSICVSTQVGCRMGCKFCASTLGGRIRNLSTGEILAQILNAQYKIKDRISNVVLMGSGEPLDNYINVLKFLDMVNSNYTFNIGQRHITLSTCGLVPKILDLADKEYQLTLAISLHAPNDKLRKLTMPIANEYSISEIIDACKYYIKKTNRRISFEYALIKDLNDMDECAYELIKLLKGMLCHVNLIPINKVRERNYEKSSLSNVKRFYDILEKNGIETTIRREMGSDINAACGQLRRSYLKSKNDLEGV
- a CDS encoding Stp1/IreP family PP2C-type Ser/Thr phosphatase, whose protein sequence is MVGMLSDVGNFRKINEDYLGFLSKNECDIYVIADGMGGHNAGEVASKLAVDTTIEYVKSLNSIDDMDNALVEGIKLANKKIFEVSKSGERLRGMGTTITACLVKDKDMVVANVGDSSCYILKEDGLVKVTKDHSLVQQLVDEGSITEEEAVDHPNKNIITRALGTNISVEIDTFDVKLNDIKKVILCTDGLSNDVSLSEMYDIILKNDNEDACKQLVELSKLKGARDNISVIVF
- the coaBC gene encoding bifunctional phosphopantothenoylcysteine decarboxylase/phosphopantothenate--cysteine ligase CoaBC; amino-acid sequence: MSSKGNIVIGVTGGIAAYKALDIISRLKKESFNIDVIMTESASKFVTPLSFQTLSQNIVNCDMFTEPRAWEIKHISLAKKADLMLIAPATANIIGKVANGIADDLLSTTIMATQAKVIFAPAMNTNMYNNAIVQHNIGKLKDFGYEFIEPFSGRLACGDYGTGKLADVEKIVQVIQSILYDKKDLKGKKVLVTAGPTMAALDPVRYITNRSSGKMGYAIAEEARDRGAEVTLVCGNTYIKPPIGVESVYAKTNEDMLNVVLGNFNKQDIVVKAAAVADYKPKNYSDKKIKKSGNDLDLVLTQDNDILKKLGSIKTDQVLVGFAAESNDLLENAKKKLENKNLDFIVANDITAPDSGFASDNNRTTILCRDGRIIPMEKMPKRQVARKLFDLINAR
- the fmt gene encoding methionyl-tRNA formyltransferase, which codes for MSVVFMGTPEFAVPSLNKLIESFNVTGVYTQPDKPKGRGKKMTMSKVKEIALDSSIPVYQPLRLKTDAEAIEKLKDMAPDFIVVVAYGQILTKEVLDIPKYGCINLHASILPKYRGAAPINWAVINGEKETGNTTMMMDVGLDTGDMLLQSKMEISNNMTAGELHDLLMLDGADLLIKTLNGILEGRITRKKQGETTTGYASMLDKKMAKINWNSTSREIKDFIRGLNPWPVAYTEYDGQNMKIYEAEILDETSKQYEPGYIVDIASCGIKVACKQGILLLKVIQFPGRKAMKVSDYIRGHEIKCNVILG
- the def gene encoding peptide deformylase, coding for MALRNIRKYGDEILRKKSRKVDKIDDRIITLLDDMQETMYDSDGVGLAAPQVGILKRMIVIDVGDGIIRLINPSIMSYDGNQVDEEGCLSIPGESKEVNRPYKVKVKALNEDGEDIIIEAEGLLARALCHEIDHLDGILFIDKAVDKNEK
- the rsmB gene encoding 16S rRNA (cytosine(967)-C(5))-methyltransferase RsmB; the protein is MNNARNIAVNVLRRVLNEGAYSNIELKKELNYKDIDDRDKALITEIVYGTIKYKYTIDTILKNYIKSGLQKVNIDVLNILRISIYQIRYLDKIPSFAVVNEAVELTKKKAIRNAKFVNAVLRNYIRNMKTDYNYDSPDFELAFKYSFSPWLVKMFLNQYGFETTENILAGLNKTPSVTVRVNDLKTEYDKVYESLTKNGYSIREGKICPEAIVISKGKNIEDNLLFKDGFITVQDESAMLVAPSMDLEENMTVLDLCSAPGTKTSHIAELMKNTGSIFAFDIHANKLSLIRQNLKRLGITDVKCIEADAAKYNPDYEKFGDRVLVDVPCSGFGIISKKPEIKWTKNNESLKSIVRIQKGIISNAAKYVKPGGKLIYSTCTLNRQENEDNIKWFIKKHANFEIEPFYVGKLTNIIYHREGFITILPDEFMDGFFIAKMIRRR